CGAAGGCTACCTCATCGAGGGCGGCGCCATCGGGCGGCCCGTGAGGGGTGCCACCCTCATCGGCAACGGGCCCGACATCATGGGGCGCGTGAGCCTGGTCGCCGCGGACTTCGCGCTCTCGCCCGGCATGTGGACCTGTGGCAAGCGGGGCCAGACCGTGCCTGTCAACGTGGGACTGCCGCACCTGAAGATCGACGAGATCGTCGTCGGCGGCACCCGGACGGGAGGCGCCTGATGGCCGCGGACGCCTGGCTGGCGCTGGCCGAGCGTGCCCTCGCTGCCGCCCGCCGCGCCGGTGCGGACGAGGCCGATCTGCGCCTGGCGCGAGGGCGGGAGTTCACGGCGCAGGTCCGCCTGGGCGAGATCGAGGTGCTCAAGGAGGCGGCGAGCAGCGCGCTCGCGCTGCGCGTCTTCAAGGAGCGCCGCGTGGCGCAGTTCGCGGTGAGCGAACCGGGCGCCGCCGATCTCGAGCGCCTGGCTGCCGAGACCCTCGCGCTGGCGGCCGCCTGCGCGCCGCACGATCTGCACCGCCTGCCCGAGCCGGAGGCCTATGCCAGCGCCTCCTCAGCGCTCGATCTCGCCGACCCCGGCGCAGGTCCCGACACCGCGGGGCGCATCGCGCTCGCGCGCACGCTCGAGGCGGCCGCCCTCGGCGCCGACCCGCGCCTGGACAACAGCCAGGGCGCCACCTTCGCCTGCGGCAGCGGCGAGCTGCTCTACCTGACGAGCAACGGCTTCCGCGGCGAGAGCGCCGCCAGCGAGTTCTCCCTCTCGGTCATGCCCGTCGCCACGGACAGCGCCGGCGAGAAGGTCACCGACGGCTGGGCCAAGCGCAGCCGGCACTTCGCCGACCTCGAGAGCGCCGAGGCGCTGGGCGCCGAGGCCGCGCGCCGCGCCCTGCGGCGACTGGAGGCGCGCAGCGCGCCGACCGGGCGCTTCCCCGTGCTCTTCGAGCCGCGGATGGCCGCGCGCCTGGTCGGCATGCTCTTTCGCTGTCTCGCGGGCGACGCCGTCTGGCGCCGCCGCAGCTACCTCGCCGAGCGCCTCGGCTCCCAG
This bacterium DNA region includes the following protein-coding sequences:
- a CDS encoding TldD/PmbA family protein, which encodes MAADAWLALAERALAAARRAGADEADLRLARGREFTAQVRLGEIEVLKEAASSALALRVFKERRVAQFAVSEPGAADLERLAAETLALAAACAPHDLHRLPEPEAYASASSALDLADPGAGPDTAGRIALARTLEAAALGADPRLDNSQGATFACGSGELLYLTSNGFRGESAASEFSLSVMPVATDSAGEKVTDGWAKRSRHFADLESAEALGAEAARRALRRLEARSAPTGRFPVLFEPRMAARLVGMLFRCLAGDAVWRRRSYLAERLGSQVASPLVTLIDEPHRPRGLGSQPFDGEGLPGSRRVFVEAGRLLAFANDLESARRLGQPATGHGLWGGGVAASNLYLAPGAQSPAAILAGTPRGLLVTGMLGGGFQAASGHWSQGCTGQWIEGGALAYPVREVTVAGNLDAILGAVDAVGDDLDFSLGAVTSPTLRVAELAVGGR